Part of the Rhodobacteraceae bacterium M385 genome is shown below.
GACGGTTTGAACGTTCCCCACCGCTGCTACCGCGCGCAAACAGCTAGGATTATCGGCGCGGTGGTAGACGCAACTGGGAGGGCCCGAATTCCCGCAAGCCAAGCCCAGTGACCATTGTTTCGCCCACTGTCGCGTCGGCTTGCCCGTGCGTCGTATGGCATCGCTCTGAAACATCCGGGAGCATCCTATTTTGCGTCTGCGCGATGCCTCCCCGAAAAACGGCGGCCATTTCACCGGTTGCGGCTGGATGCCTTCGTTCAACGCCGCATCGGAAGACCCCAGTAAGGGCCGCGATATCGGATGCGGCTGACCATATTCGGATTGGAAAGTGGTGCCCCCACACGGACTCGAACCGCGGACCTACTGATTACAAATCAGTTGCTCTACCAGCTGAGCTATAGGGGCACATGCAGCGCATTGGCTACGGGACGCGCTATAGCAAGGTTTTGCAGCGACGGGCAACGGGGAAAACGCCTCTGGGTCGACAGAAATTGCTCAAATCTTCCGATCTTGGCGGGACGCGGCCCCGGATCTCCAACACCGGTGGGCTGCGAAGGGCAATTGCACCCTGTTGCCGCTTGGGGTTACACTCCTTCAAAACTCTGATCAGGGCAGAAATCAGACCATGCAGGTTGTCTATCATCTCGGCGCACCCTGCACCGATGCAGACCAGCTAATGATGTCGTTGTTGAAGAACCGTCTGCGGTTGGCGCAGGCGGGGATTTCGGTGCCGACCCCGGGGCGCTATCGCTCCGTGATCCGCGATACGGCACGGGCGCTCAAGGGGCGGCCAGCGGGCGAGGATGTGCAGGACGCTTTGCTGGACGCCATCGTCGATGATGCCGAGGTGGATCGCCTGGTTCTGTCGGACCCGCGCTTTGTCTGCATCAACCGCCTTGTGGTCCAAGGTGCGCAAATCTGGCCCATGGTGGAGCGCGCCGCGACGGGGTTACGCGCCCTTTTCCCTCAAGCGCAGATCGAGTTCTTTATCGGTATGCGCGATCCCGCCACGTTGATCCCTGCCCTGTTCAAGGCCTCTCGTTTCTCGGATTTTCAAGAGTTTACCGAAAACATGCAGCCCCACGCCGTCGCGTGGTCTGAAACCTTGCGTCGCCTGCAAATGGCCCATCCCGATTGCCACATCACCACATGGTGCAACGAAGATACGCCGCTTCTGTGGGGAGAGATCCTGCGCGAAATGGCCGGCGTAGGCCCCGGCGCTGAGCTCGACGGGATAGATGATCTCGCCGCCTCGATTATGGAGGAGGAAGGCTACCGGCGGATGCGTGGCTGGCTGGATCAGAACCCGCCCGAGACCGAGACCCAGCGCCGCCGTGTCCTTGCCGCCTTTCTAGAGCGCTATGCAAAGGACGCCGAGATTGAGGAAACCCTCAACCTGCCCGGCTGGACGGCAGAGCTGATGGACGAGATGTCCCAAAGCTATGATGAAGATATGGACGTCATCGCCCGCATTCCCGGTGTGAACCTTCTGACCCCATGAAGACCCGCCCTGCCCCCGCGCCGGAAGCCTTTACCGCAGGCAATTTAACGGCACGGCGCATCAGGGCAGAGGATTTGGCGTTCGTCCAAAGCTTGATGGCCGCCCCTCAGATGCATAGCCACAAGCCGGACCCGAAGCTGCCGACGGAAGCGGCCATTGCGGCGGACCATGGCGAAAACCTCAGCCATTGGGAACGCCACGGTCTGGGGCGCTATGTGGTGATGGCCGGCGACGCCAAGATCGGCCTGTGCGGCTTGTCAGTTCGACGGCAATTTCCGGGCCTGAACCTTTCCTATCACCTACGCCGCAGGACTAGGGTAAAGGATGGGCAAGCCTCCTGACTAACAGCCTGGTCACCTTGGCAGAGGTCTCCCTGAAGGTGACGTATCTTCACGGCTTGGCACGGCCCGCCAACCCTGCCTCCGGCCGTGTGTTGCAGAAAACAGGATTCAGAAACGCCGGAAAGGTGCAACTAGGAGGCGCGCCAAGCCAGCTTTGGGTGCGGGCACTGGGTAATGCGGACCCTAATTTATATTATGTTGGGGCCTGGAAGCCGCTGGTGGTCGAAACCGCATCCGGCCTTGTCCTCGAGGTGCCCGTTGATATGGGCCATTTAGATCGCCGCTTTTGCCTTAGGATCACGCCCCAGGATTTTGCCGCGCTGCACGCCATGCCAGATCGTGCCGCCATCGCCTTCGCGACCCTGCACGCTCTCGGCCAGACCGCCCCAACTTCATCCGTTCCGCGGGGGACGCCTTCCATGAACCTTGCACTCACAAAGGTTCTCCACGCCGCAAGAGACGCACTCTCTCCTTGGCTGACAGCCCAGGACCGCAGCCATCACGGCGCCATCTCCAACCTTCTGCGCCTCAACACGCAAGCCGATGTGGCAGCGTTGCGGGCGGGGCAATGGCTGCCCCTGCCCAAAGCGCCGGACGCTTAGCTCATGCCAAGCGCTTCTTTGTACATCTCCAGAACGGCCTCTTCCTCGGCGATATCATCGGGCTCTCGCTTGCGCAGCGCCACGACCTTGCGGATCACCTTCGTGTCGTAACCCCGAGATTTCGCCTCGGCCATCACTTCCTTCTGTTGCTCCGCGATGTCCTTTTTCTCCGCCTCCAAACGCTCAAACCGCTCAATGAACTGGCGTAGTTCATCGGCTGTTACGCGGTAGCTATCGGGGCGGGCGTCGGTTTCTTGCATGTCTTCCATGGGGCCTGATCCTTGTTAATTCACCGGACTTCTCGATAACTCTTCCGTAGCCGCGCCGCACCGCGCCTGCAAGACTTGCAGCCCGCGCCAACATCACTAGTGTCTCCCAAAACGACGAGAGGGTTCATCATGGGTTGGTTGGTATTAGTTGGCAGCGTCCTTGCGTGTATCGGCCTGTGCCTGCTCGGCTATTGCATCTTTCAAGCCATCTCCGCCAAACGCTCCGGGCTTGACGACGCCGCCATGCGCCAACGGCTGCAAAAAATCGTGGCCATCAACATGGGGGCCCTCTTGCTCTCTGTTCTCGGCCTGATGTTCGTTGTTCTGGGCGTTTTCCTTAGCTAGCCCACGCCCCCCCCAATTCACCTTGGCCTTACACCTCCGGGGGAGGCGCATCTTCGATGCGGCGGGGGCAGAGCCCCCTCTCAACCCCGATACCAGCACCCCCAAAATCGCCGGCACGCATCTGCTGCCCATTGGCGCAGGCACAGCTCTGGCCCTTCGCGCCGGTTTAAGGCAGGTTGCGCGCAACCCAATCTAGCACGGACACGCCCTATGGACCTTCGCAAGATCACCGACACCTATTCCGTCACCCCCCAGATCGACCCATCCGATGTCGCCACCTTGGCAAGCATGGGGGTCAAAACCCTTATCTGTAACCGCCCCGATGCGGAAAACCCTGCCCCCCTCCAAGCCGCCGCCATGCAGGCCGAGGCCGAGGCCCACGGGATCGACTTCATCTTTAACCCCTTCCAGGGCCACACCATGACCCAGGATCATGTGGACGAGCAGCGCGACGCGCTGGCCGATGCGGAAGGCCCCGTTGTGGGATACTGCGCCTCGGGCAATCGCTGCACGGTGGTATGGGCGTTCGGCGCCGCCGGTCATGTTCCGGTTGACGAGATCATCGCGCTCGCCACCTCCTACGGCTACCCGTTCGAGCAATTGCGCCCCGCGCTAGAGGCCGCCGCCGCCCGGAACCTGGGGTGAAGGAACGTTCCCCCACGGCCCAAGGCATCTTGTTGATGCTGGCCGCGATCTTTTTATTCTCGACGATGGACGCCACGGCCAAGATGCTGATGGGGCGCTTTGACGTCCTTCAAGTGGTCTGGGCGCGCTACGCGGGGCAGATGTTTATCGTCGCCGTCCTCCTGCTGCCGCGTCTGCCTAGCTTGATCCGCACAAAGCACCTTGGCCTGCAATTACTGCGCTCTGCATTCCTTTTTGCGGCGACCTACTGCTTTTTCACCTCGCTCTCTTTCATGGAGATCGCCTCGGCGACCGCGGTGATGAACATCCACCCCGTTCTATTGACCCTTGGGGCCGCGCTGATCCTGCGCGAACGCCTTGGCCCGCGGCGGATCATCGGCATCGCCCTCGCCCTGACCGGGGCGCTTATCATCATTCGCCCCGGCTCGGACGTGATGACGTGGTCCTCACTTCTGCCCTTGGCGGCCGGGTGCTGCTATGCCTCCTACGCTTTGACGACACGTTTTCTGGGGCGCGACGAACCGATCCTGACGTCCTTCCTTTACACCGCCCTGATCGGTACCCTGGCCGCGACCTGCCTTGTGGTGCCGCAATGGCAGCCTGTGGCGCCCGTGGATTGGGGCATCTTCCTTGTGTTCGGGATCATCGGCGCGGCGGGGCAATTCCTGTTGATCCGCTCGCTCACCATCGCCGAGGCAGGCGCTGTGGCCCCCTTTGGCTACTCGGGGGTGGTCTTTTCCAGCATCTGGGGACTGACCCTGTTTTCCGAGGTGCCCGACACGGCGACCATTGTGGGTGCGCTTGTGATCGTTGGGGCTGGTGTCTATGTCTGGCACCGCGAAATGCGCGCCACTGCCACCGGAGCTTAAACCTATGTCCACCCCCGCCCCCGGACCCGGGCGCACAACGTCCGACTGGATCATTG
Proteins encoded:
- a CDS encoding DUF2312 domain-containing protein, whose protein sequence is MEDMQETDARPDSYRVTADELRQFIERFERLEAEKKDIAEQQKEVMAEAKSRGYDTKVIRKVVALRKREPDDIAEEEAVLEMYKEALGMS
- a CDS encoding TIGR01244 family phosphatase → MDLRKITDTYSVTPQIDPSDVATLASMGVKTLICNRPDAENPAPLQAAAMQAEAEAHGIDFIFNPFQGHTMTQDHVDEQRDALADAEGPVVGYCASGNRCTVVWAFGAAGHVPVDEIIALATSYGYPFEQLRPALEAAAARNLG
- a CDS encoding DMT family transporter, with the translated sequence MKERSPTAQGILLMLAAIFLFSTMDATAKMLMGRFDVLQVVWARYAGQMFIVAVLLLPRLPSLIRTKHLGLQLLRSAFLFAATYCFFTSLSFMEIASATAVMNIHPVLLTLGAALILRERLGPRRIIGIALALTGALIIIRPGSDVMTWSSLLPLAAGCCYASYALTTRFLGRDEPILTSFLYTALIGTLAATCLVVPQWQPVAPVDWGIFLVFGIIGAAGQFLLIRSLTIAEAGAVAPFGYSGVVFSSIWGLTLFSEVPDTATIVGALVIVGAGVYVWHREMRATATGA